In Microbacterium galbinum, a single window of DNA contains:
- a CDS encoding TM0106 family RecB-like putative nuclease, which translates to MRIDTQAQRVIWSASDLKAAAECEFAWCRAIDAKLGRVPAVEEPEDATLARAALLGDVHERNVLARYVAELGDDAVRQIAKVSSTDAAALGAAVEESLAALRSDAEVVFQAAFATEEFVGFADFLRRDADGRWRVQDSKLARKARVTALMQLAAYVDQLDRLGVPRADEVDLILGDGTLSTHAVDDLLPLFQVRRARLRALISDRRIDAGAEGDPLAWGDDRGDLQVVACGRCATCEEQVIAHRDLLMVARMRPVQRARLRAAGIATIDELATAPTAPAGMNVDTFEGLRAQAALQLRADASGAPTFDVHYAPAIHTLPVPSHGDIFFDFEGDPLYTEPAPIGESHWGIDYLFGWVDNADQYTAIWAHTFAEERRAFETFLDFVAVRRAAHPGMHIYHYAPYETSHLVAMAARHGVREGEVDRLLREGVFVDLYPLVLRTVRVGSRSYSIKKLEPLYMGDDVRTSDVQKGDDSIVQYVAARELAAAGEQSDADAVLADLADYNRYDCVSTRRLRNWLIEIARQKGVSPAPPDAADQVIYEPSPRSVALLADAERAVEAGQDGQVHRIAAAAIDYFPREAKSFWVSHFQRLREPVTMWEGTRDVVRVDAGSSVVRREWSIGEGRRVMSRDIEIRGEVSPGTTLGVGAQPFALYEAPAPFDVDIPSRAVHVPHAVTVAEVLEDGFLITETAIQGQTWDELPLALTPAAPPRVVSLQGAIDEWADAVHAAAPGFPEDPATDILRRIPPRTRSGAPLPPVEAGAGDPIDAIVRGVLDLDRSYLAVQGPPGTGKTYTGSRVIARLVNEHGFKIGVVAQSHAIIETLLARVVADGVAPAQVAKAPKDPDSDPAYTVIPKSGMAAFLAEHADEGVVVGGTAWDFSNTARVERGGLDLLVIDEAGQFSLASTIAVAAGAKRLLLLGDPQQLPQVSQGAHPEPVDTSALGWVMDGDAVVRPEYGYFLARSWRMHPFVAAPVSKLAYAGKLASAPGTEKRSVDGIDPGLHVVPLRHRGNATQSPEEAAEVVRIVRDLVGRTFTDNTGAGANADTDDDNTTTRPLTPADIIVITPYNAQRQLVHEVLASAGFGDVPVGTVDNFQGKEAVVSITSLAASSGRDAPRGPEFLLLQNRLNVAISRAQCVAYLIHSPALLDDLPYTPEGVARLSAFARLVGAAD; encoded by the coding sequence GTGCGGATCGACACTCAGGCGCAGCGCGTCATCTGGAGCGCCAGCGACCTCAAGGCCGCAGCCGAATGCGAGTTCGCCTGGTGCCGTGCGATCGACGCCAAGCTGGGCCGGGTTCCGGCGGTCGAAGAGCCCGAAGACGCGACGCTCGCGCGTGCGGCGCTGCTCGGTGACGTCCACGAGAGGAACGTGCTCGCGCGGTACGTCGCCGAACTCGGTGACGACGCGGTGCGCCAGATCGCGAAGGTGTCGTCGACGGATGCCGCGGCGCTGGGTGCTGCGGTCGAGGAGAGCCTGGCGGCTCTGCGTTCGGATGCGGAGGTCGTCTTCCAGGCGGCGTTCGCCACCGAGGAGTTCGTGGGGTTCGCCGATTTCCTGCGACGCGATGCCGACGGCCGTTGGCGGGTGCAGGACTCGAAACTGGCGCGCAAGGCGCGCGTCACCGCGTTGATGCAGCTCGCGGCATACGTCGACCAACTCGATCGACTGGGAGTGCCGCGCGCCGACGAGGTCGATCTCATCCTGGGAGACGGCACGCTCAGCACACACGCCGTCGACGACCTGCTCCCGCTCTTCCAGGTGCGTCGCGCCCGCCTGCGCGCACTGATCTCCGATCGACGCATCGATGCGGGAGCAGAGGGCGACCCGCTCGCCTGGGGCGATGACCGGGGAGATCTGCAGGTCGTCGCCTGCGGCCGCTGTGCGACGTGCGAGGAACAGGTGATCGCGCACCGCGACCTGCTGATGGTCGCACGCATGCGTCCTGTCCAGCGCGCCCGACTGCGTGCGGCGGGTATCGCGACCATCGACGAGCTCGCCACCGCGCCCACGGCGCCGGCGGGAATGAACGTCGACACCTTCGAAGGGCTCCGTGCGCAGGCCGCTCTGCAGCTCCGCGCCGATGCCAGCGGTGCCCCCACCTTCGACGTGCACTACGCGCCGGCGATCCACACCCTCCCGGTGCCGAGCCACGGCGACATCTTCTTCGACTTCGAAGGCGACCCGCTCTACACGGAGCCGGCGCCGATCGGGGAGTCGCACTGGGGCATCGACTATCTCTTCGGCTGGGTCGACAACGCCGACCAGTACACGGCCATCTGGGCGCACACGTTCGCCGAGGAGCGCCGCGCGTTCGAGACCTTCCTCGACTTCGTCGCCGTGCGCCGGGCCGCCCACCCCGGAATGCACATCTACCACTACGCGCCCTACGAGACTTCGCACCTGGTGGCGATGGCGGCGCGACACGGAGTGCGCGAGGGCGAGGTCGATCGACTGCTCCGTGAGGGGGTCTTCGTCGACCTCTACCCCCTGGTGCTGCGCACGGTTCGCGTCGGTTCGCGTTCGTATTCGATCAAGAAGCTCGAGCCGCTCTACATGGGCGACGACGTGCGCACGAGCGACGTGCAGAAGGGCGACGACTCGATCGTGCAGTACGTCGCCGCGCGTGAGCTCGCGGCGGCGGGCGAGCAGAGCGATGCCGACGCGGTGCTCGCCGATCTCGCGGACTACAACCGCTACGACTGCGTCTCGACGCGCCGTCTGCGCAACTGGCTGATCGAGATCGCGCGGCAGAAGGGTGTCAGCCCCGCCCCTCCCGACGCCGCCGACCAGGTGATCTACGAGCCCTCTCCGCGGTCGGTGGCCCTCCTCGCCGACGCGGAGCGCGCCGTCGAAGCGGGCCAGGACGGCCAGGTCCATCGCATCGCCGCAGCGGCGATCGACTACTTCCCGCGCGAGGCCAAGAGCTTCTGGGTCTCGCACTTCCAGCGGCTCCGTGAGCCCGTCACGATGTGGGAGGGCACGCGCGACGTGGTGCGCGTCGATGCGGGCTCCTCGGTCGTGCGCCGCGAGTGGAGCATCGGCGAGGGACGTCGGGTGATGTCCCGCGACATCGAGATCCGCGGTGAGGTCTCGCCGGGAACGACGCTGGGTGTGGGAGCGCAGCCGTTCGCACTGTACGAGGCACCGGCGCCGTTCGACGTCGACATCCCCTCGCGCGCGGTGCACGTGCCGCACGCCGTGACGGTGGCCGAGGTTCTCGAGGACGGATTCCTCATCACCGAGACGGCGATCCAGGGGCAGACCTGGGACGAGCTCCCCCTTGCCCTGACGCCCGCCGCGCCGCCGCGGGTCGTCTCCCTGCAGGGAGCGATCGACGAATGGGCCGACGCCGTGCACGCCGCAGCTCCGGGATTCCCGGAAGATCCGGCGACCGACATCCTGCGCCGGATCCCGCCGCGTACACGCTCGGGCGCGCCGCTTCCGCCGGTGGAGGCCGGCGCCGGCGACCCGATCGACGCCATCGTCCGGGGCGTGCTCGACCTCGACCGCAGCTACCTCGCGGTGCAGGGGCCTCCCGGAACGGGCAAGACCTACACGGGGTCACGCGTGATCGCCCGGCTCGTGAACGAGCACGGGTTCAAGATCGGGGTCGTCGCGCAGTCCCACGCCATCATCGAGACGTTGCTCGCCCGAGTCGTCGCCGACGGCGTGGCGCCCGCGCAGGTCGCGAAGGCGCCGAAGGACCCCGACTCCGATCCCGCGTACACGGTGATCCCGAAGAGCGGCATGGCGGCCTTCCTCGCCGAGCACGCCGATGAGGGTGTCGTGGTCGGGGGCACCGCCTGGGACTTCAGCAACACCGCCCGCGTCGAGCGTGGAGGTCTCGATCTGCTCGTGATCGACGAGGCGGGACAGTTCTCGCTCGCCTCGACCATCGCGGTCGCGGCGGGTGCGAAGCGCCTGCTGCTCCTCGGCGACCCGCAGCAATTGCCGCAGGTCAGTCAGGGTGCTCACCCCGAACCCGTCGATACCTCGGCACTGGGATGGGTGATGGACGGCGATGCGGTCGTGCGCCCCGAGTACGGCTACTTCCTCGCCCGCTCCTGGCGCATGCATCCGTTCGTCGCCGCGCCGGTGTCAAAACTCGCCTACGCCGGCAAGCTCGCCTCCGCGCCGGGAACCGAGAAGCGATCCGTCGACGGCATCGACCCCGGGCTCCACGTCGTGCCGCTGAGACACCGTGGCAACGCGACGCAGTCGCCGGAGGAGGCCGCCGAGGTCGTGCGGATCGTCCGTGATCTCGTCGGGCGGACGTTCACCGACAACACCGGCGCCGGCGCCAACGCCGACACCGACGATGACAACACGACGACCCGCCCGCTCACCCCTGCCGACATCATCGTCATCACGCCGTACAACGCGCAGCGCCAGCTCGTGCACGAGGTGCTCGCGTCCGCGGGCTTCGGCGATGTCCCGGTCGGAACCGTCGACAACTTCCAGGGCAAGGAAGCGGTCGTCTCGATCACCTCGCTCGCCGCCTCCAGCGGGCGCGATGCCCCGCGAGGTCCCGAGTTCCTGCTTCTGCAGAACCGACTGAACGTCGCGATCTCCCGTGCGCAGTGCGTGGCCTACCTGATCCACTCGCCGGCACTGCTCGACGATCTTCCCTATACGCCGGAGGGCGTGGCGCGGCTCAGCGCCTTCGCCCGCCTGGTGGGCGCGGCGGACTGA
- the nadE gene encoding ammonia-dependent NAD(+) synthetase, which translates to MSLQKQISDALGVRAEIDPESEVERRVQFLADYLRTTGARGYVLGISGGQDSTLAGRLAQLAVERVRAEGGEARFLAVRLPYRVQHDAADAEAALAFIAADSSVEVNIQNGVDGVEEDIEFAVTSDISDFNRGNIKARVRMVTQYALAGHEGALVIGTDHAAEAVTGFYTKFGDGAADILPLSGLSKRQGRALLQFLGAPDRLAFKVPTADLLDGQPGRADEDELGLTYEQIDDFLEGRPVDSEVAGRIEARYLATQHKRNLPVTPDDTWWR; encoded by the coding sequence GTGTCCCTGCAGAAGCAGATCTCCGATGCCCTCGGTGTTCGCGCCGAGATCGATCCCGAGTCCGAGGTCGAACGGCGGGTGCAGTTCCTCGCCGACTACCTCCGCACCACCGGCGCCCGAGGCTACGTGCTCGGGATCTCGGGTGGTCAGGACTCGACGCTCGCCGGTCGCCTCGCACAGCTCGCGGTCGAGCGCGTGCGTGCCGAAGGCGGAGAAGCCCGTTTCCTGGCCGTGCGCCTTCCGTACCGGGTGCAGCACGACGCAGCGGATGCCGAGGCGGCACTCGCCTTCATCGCCGCCGACAGCTCGGTCGAGGTCAACATCCAGAACGGCGTCGACGGCGTCGAAGAGGATATCGAGTTCGCCGTGACCAGCGACATCAGCGATTTCAACCGCGGCAACATCAAGGCACGGGTGCGCATGGTCACGCAGTATGCGCTGGCCGGGCACGAGGGCGCCCTCGTCATCGGCACCGATCACGCCGCCGAGGCCGTGACCGGCTTCTACACGAAGTTCGGTGACGGGGCCGCCGACATCCTGCCGCTCTCCGGCCTCTCGAAGCGACAGGGTCGCGCGCTGCTGCAGTTCCTCGGCGCCCCCGACCGGCTCGCGTTCAAGGTGCCGACGGCGGATCTGCTCGACGGGCAACCCGGACGCGCCGACGAGGACGAGCTCGGACTCACCTACGAGCAGATCGACGACTTCCTCGAGGGGCGCCCGGTGGACTCCGAGGTGGCCGGCCGGATCGAAGCGCGCTACCTCGCGACCCAGCACAAGCGCAACCTCCCCGTGACGCCCGACGACACCTGGTGGCGCTGA
- a CDS encoding phosphorylase family protein produces MKLLVAAMASELEAFPENLEGFDQLVTGEGKMQATYALTRALDAKPYDEVVVVGTAGGIDPDLDASVHEIGSALQHDVFDLDGIAGQHVSLPARVSTGRDGVLIATGDSFVGDAGITAVIRPSGAGLVDMETYAYIWVAEKFGVPIRAFRAISDRAEEGALVDFRAAIARCSVQLREVIRQEYGV; encoded by the coding sequence GTGAAACTTCTCGTCGCCGCCATGGCATCCGAACTCGAAGCGTTCCCCGAGAACCTCGAAGGATTCGATCAGCTCGTCACCGGCGAGGGCAAGATGCAGGCGACGTACGCCCTCACACGCGCGCTCGACGCGAAGCCCTACGACGAGGTCGTCGTCGTCGGCACGGCGGGTGGGATCGATCCGGATCTCGACGCGAGCGTCCACGAGATCGGGAGCGCCCTGCAGCACGACGTGTTCGATCTCGACGGCATCGCGGGCCAGCACGTCTCACTTCCGGCGCGCGTGTCGACGGGTCGCGACGGCGTGCTGATCGCGACCGGCGACAGCTTCGTGGGCGATGCCGGCATCACGGCGGTCATCCGCCCGTCCGGCGCCGGACTCGTCGATATGGAGACCTACGCGTACATCTGGGTCGCCGAGAAGTTCGGGGTGCCTATCCGGGCGTTCCGCGCGATCTCGGATCGCGCCGAGGAGGGCGCGCTGGTCGATTTCCGGGCGGCGATCGCCCGGTGCAGCGTCCAGCTGCGCGAGGTCATCCGGCAGGAGTACGGCGTCTGA
- a CDS encoding AAA family ATPase translates to MRLHRLEAEGFGPFRSRQVVDFDSFADDGIFLIAGRTGAGKSSILDAVCFGLYGGVPRYEGGEKRLRSDYCEPDDISEVSIEFSTPAGRYRVTRSPEYLRPAKRGGGLTKQAPAVALEEHTESGWIGRAARAVDVAHELDEILQLSREQFLQVILLAQNRFSEFLLANSKDRQALLRRLFGTERFDDVQTRFDERRRASERALDLRLATIGARLDEAEALVSREALGADERAHTAESEASGESAASGESAASGGAAAADEPFASESAGASGGGPTPGAAASRDVPAADTGGRLDDLRRAEARAAYRSERRRAERDDAERALAAADARLAEVREERAAQSERDRSRAALAILDAEQPQIDEDRVALASARSAEALRAVIDAAERAARAAESAAESARIAEDEWGAVDAGLDAPTVDLLNDWVAERLSERGAWEQAALLEEGSASRNAEIERARAAASEAAARVAELVREQGDLPAELARETHARDEARRTADRLDDLTRRRDQAITRAEAVRRREELREESAAAERALAEATDEVATAQTALALLRRRRLDGFAGELASTLTAQEPCPVCGSREHPAPAVHADPVSADDVEAAEAVRDLAARRERAASEHHVSLREKIAGAEAAAEGRTAETALAELEALETERRSSIDAQSALATHDAAISAISARAEALDDERAAAEAAVGAARETLAAQEQSAREAEARIVEARGEFPSVASRIAITSDGIAAATALASALRDLEQRELARAEAEAARRSALTDSPFETIDDARAALRSPRECDALEEKITRHAVSREKEKSILLPLEMRALPDEPIDIAPFEASAADARAGWITAVSAAGAAAGVLERLTSLTAAAADEHGRSAEEMAEHAVLQNLADSIAGRGPNTRKMTLETFVLAAELEEIVEAANRRLGDMSTGRYQLRHSDALAARGAASGLGIVVHDAFTGQTRPAQSLSGGETFLSSLALALGLAEVVTARAGGIRLDTLFIDEGFGSLDADTLDVAMRTLDELRQGGRTVGVISHVEAMQDQIPAQLRVRATSAGPSVIETR, encoded by the coding sequence ATGCGCCTGCACCGCCTGGAGGCCGAGGGATTCGGTCCGTTCCGCTCGCGCCAGGTCGTCGACTTCGACTCGTTCGCCGACGATGGCATCTTCTTGATCGCCGGTCGCACGGGTGCGGGCAAGTCGAGCATCCTCGATGCCGTGTGCTTCGGGCTCTACGGCGGAGTGCCGCGTTACGAAGGCGGCGAGAAGCGGCTGCGCAGCGACTACTGCGAGCCCGATGACATCTCCGAGGTCTCGATCGAGTTCAGCACCCCGGCGGGTCGCTATCGGGTCACGCGTTCGCCCGAGTACCTGCGCCCGGCCAAACGCGGAGGCGGTCTGACCAAACAGGCACCGGCGGTGGCTCTCGAGGAGCACACGGAGTCGGGATGGATCGGGCGAGCCGCCCGCGCCGTCGACGTCGCTCACGAACTCGACGAGATCCTCCAACTGAGCCGCGAGCAGTTCCTGCAGGTGATCCTTCTCGCCCAGAACCGCTTCTCGGAGTTCCTGCTCGCCAATAGCAAGGACCGCCAGGCACTTCTCCGCCGGCTGTTCGGCACCGAGCGGTTCGACGACGTGCAAACGCGATTCGATGAGCGGCGTCGAGCGTCGGAACGCGCACTCGACCTGCGTCTGGCGACGATCGGAGCGCGGCTCGACGAGGCCGAGGCGCTCGTCTCTCGGGAGGCGCTGGGAGCGGATGAGCGCGCGCACACCGCGGAGTCCGAGGCGTCCGGAGAGTCCGCGGCGTCCGGCGAGTCCGCGGCGTCCGGAGGCGCTGCGGCGGCGGATGAGCCGTTCGCTTCCGAGTCCGCCGGCGCTTCCGGCGGTGGGCCGACACCCGGAGCCGCGGCGTCGCGGGACGTGCCCGCCGCCGACACGGGCGGACGCCTCGACGATCTTCGCCGCGCCGAGGCGCGAGCCGCGTATCGCAGCGAGCGCCGCCGTGCCGAACGCGACGATGCCGAGCGCGCACTCGCGGCGGCGGATGCCCGACTCGCCGAGGTTCGTGAGGAACGTGCGGCGCAGAGCGAACGCGACCGTTCGCGTGCCGCGCTCGCGATACTGGACGCCGAGCAGCCGCAGATCGACGAGGATCGGGTCGCGCTCGCGTCCGCGCGCAGCGCCGAGGCCCTCCGCGCAGTGATCGATGCCGCCGAACGGGCCGCACGCGCCGCGGAGTCCGCGGCGGAGTCGGCGCGGATCGCGGAAGACGAGTGGGGCGCCGTCGATGCGGGTCTCGACGCCCCCACCGTCGACCTGCTGAACGACTGGGTTGCCGAGCGTCTGAGCGAGCGTGGCGCATGGGAGCAGGCCGCTCTGCTCGAGGAGGGTTCCGCTTCCCGCAACGCGGAGATCGAACGCGCGCGTGCCGCGGCGAGTGAGGCCGCCGCACGCGTCGCCGAGCTCGTCCGGGAGCAGGGCGACCTGCCCGCCGAGCTCGCCAGGGAAACCCACGCCCGCGACGAAGCGAGGCGCACCGCTGACCGTCTCGACGACCTCACCCGACGGCGCGACCAGGCGATCACCCGCGCGGAGGCCGTGCGCCGTCGCGAAGAGCTGCGGGAGGAGAGCGCCGCGGCCGAGCGTGCGCTCGCGGAGGCGACCGACGAGGTGGCGACGGCTCAGACCGCGCTCGCGCTCCTGCGTCGACGGCGCCTCGACGGCTTCGCGGGAGAACTCGCCTCTACTCTCACGGCTCAGGAACCGTGCCCCGTGTGCGGGTCGCGCGAGCATCCGGCTCCCGCCGTGCACGCCGACCCGGTGTCGGCAGACGACGTCGAGGCCGCGGAGGCCGTGCGTGACCTGGCTGCTCGACGGGAACGTGCCGCCTCCGAGCATCACGTGTCGCTCCGCGAGAAGATCGCCGGAGCGGAGGCCGCCGCTGAGGGTCGTACCGCAGAGACGGCGCTGGCCGAACTCGAGGCGCTCGAGACCGAGCGGCGATCCTCGATCGATGCGCAGAGTGCTCTCGCCACCCATGACGCCGCCATCTCCGCGATCTCCGCTCGAGCGGAGGCCCTCGACGACGAGCGCGCCGCCGCGGAGGCGGCAGTGGGGGCGGCACGCGAGACCCTCGCCGCCCAGGAGCAGAGCGCCCGAGAAGCCGAAGCGCGCATCGTCGAAGCGCGAGGTGAATTCCCTTCGGTCGCATCGCGCATCGCGATCACCAGCGACGGCATCGCCGCTGCAACGGCGCTCGCCTCCGCGCTCCGCGACCTCGAACAGCGGGAGCTCGCTCGCGCCGAGGCCGAGGCGGCTCGACGGAGCGCACTCACCGACTCGCCCTTCGAGACGATCGACGACGCCCGCGCGGCTCTGCGCTCGCCGCGCGAGTGCGACGCACTCGAGGAGAAGATCACCCGGCACGCCGTGAGCCGCGAGAAGGAGAAGAGCATCCTTCTGCCGCTCGAGATGCGTGCGCTCCCCGACGAACCGATCGACATCGCGCCGTTCGAAGCATCCGCCGCCGACGCCCGGGCCGGCTGGATCACCGCAGTCTCCGCCGCCGGAGCCGCAGCGGGTGTGCTCGAACGGCTGACGTCGCTCACCGCGGCCGCCGCAGACGAGCACGGTCGCAGCGCCGAGGAGATGGCCGAGCACGCCGTGCTGCAGAACCTCGCCGATTCGATCGCCGGTCGGGGCCCGAACACACGAAAGATGACGCTCGAGACCTTCGTGCTCGCCGCCGAGCTCGAGGAGATCGTCGAGGCGGCCAACCGTCGGCTGGGCGACATGTCCACGGGCCGCTACCAGCTCCGGCACTCCGACGCCCTCGCCGCACGCGGCGCCGCATCGGGGCTCGGCATCGTCGTCCACGACGCCTTCACCGGGCAGACACGTCCCGCGCAGTCGCTCTCGGGCGGCGAGACCTTCCTGAGTTCCCTCGCACTCGCGCTCGGACTCGCGGAGGTGGTCACCGCCCGGGCCGGCGGCATCCGTCTCGACACGCTCTTCATCGACGAGGGCTTCGGGTCTCTCGACGCCGACACCCTCGACGTCGCGATGCGCACGCTCGACGAACTGCGGCAGGGCGGTCGAACCGTCGGCGTGATCAGTCACGTCGAGGCGATGCAGGATCAGATCCCGGCGCAGCTCCGCGTACGTGCGACGAGTGCCGGGCCCAGCGTCATCGAGACGCGCTGA
- a CDS encoding exonuclease SbcCD subunit D → MRILHTSDWHIGRTFHGNSTMDALAEVLGALTEQVREHAVDVVVVAGDVFDSATPSGPAYTLLGDALVALHDTGASVVVTSGNHDSAARLGFQARLLREGIHVLTDPLAIGTPVTIHDVDGPVNFFGIPYLEPAIVRQHWPEGDAEGRPLRTQAQTMAHAMHLVREGMARHDGRSVAIAHCFAAGVDATTGLEREVRQGGLDVVPLEVFDGPDYVALGHIHGRNRLSDRVRYAGAPLHYSFGEQSKPRGSWLVEIGESGLAGVEWLDLPVPRRLVTLTGTLDEILSDDNVAAHAEDWVCATYTDALPQTEPMRRLRERFPFCALVQHLPATTVESGEGSYAARLREAVSDDERIAAFLEHVREGHGPTAREIELIREVLDDRVRAEALV, encoded by the coding sequence ATGCGCATCCTGCACACCTCCGACTGGCACATCGGCCGCACCTTCCATGGCAACTCGACCATGGACGCGCTGGCCGAGGTGCTCGGAGCGCTCACGGAGCAGGTGAGGGAGCACGCGGTCGACGTCGTGGTCGTGGCGGGCGATGTCTTCGACTCCGCGACGCCATCGGGTCCCGCCTACACCCTGCTCGGCGATGCGCTGGTCGCGCTGCACGACACGGGGGCGAGCGTCGTCGTGACGAGCGGTAACCACGACTCGGCGGCCCGACTCGGTTTCCAGGCCCGGCTGCTGCGCGAGGGCATCCACGTGCTCACCGATCCGCTGGCGATCGGCACGCCGGTGACGATTCACGATGTCGACGGTCCGGTGAACTTCTTCGGGATCCCGTATCTCGAGCCCGCGATCGTGCGCCAGCACTGGCCCGAGGGAGATGCCGAGGGACGTCCCCTGCGCACCCAGGCGCAGACGATGGCGCATGCCATGCATCTCGTCCGCGAGGGCATGGCGCGTCACGACGGTCGCTCGGTCGCGATCGCCCACTGCTTCGCCGCCGGAGTCGATGCGACGACGGGGCTCGAGCGCGAGGTGCGCCAGGGCGGGCTCGACGTCGTGCCGCTCGAGGTGTTTGACGGCCCCGACTACGTCGCTCTCGGGCACATCCACGGCCGCAACCGCCTGAGCGACCGCGTGCGCTATGCCGGAGCGCCCCTGCACTACAGCTTCGGCGAGCAGAGCAAGCCGCGCGGCTCCTGGCTCGTCGAGATCGGAGAGAGCGGGCTCGCGGGTGTCGAGTGGCTCGACCTCCCGGTTCCGCGCCGGCTCGTCACTCTGACGGGCACCCTCGACGAGATCCTCTCCGACGACAACGTCGCGGCTCACGCCGAGGATTGGGTGTGCGCGACCTACACCGACGCGCTTCCGCAGACCGAGCCGATGCGCCGCCTCCGTGAGCGCTTTCCGTTCTGCGCACTGGTGCAGCACCTGCCGGCGACGACGGTCGAGAGCGGTGAAGGGTCGTACGCGGCGCGTCTGCGCGAGGCCGTGAGCGACGACGAACGCATCGCCGCCTTCCTCGAGCACGTCCGCGAGGGCCACGGGCCCACGGCACGTGAGATCGAGCTCATCCGTGAGGTGCTCGACGACCGGGTGCGCGCAGAGGCGCTCGTCTAG
- a CDS encoding MFS transporter, translating to MSSSLRARPQTRWWALVVLSLTQLVVVLDGTIVNIALPRAQAALDLSDVQRQWVVTAYALAFGALLLLGGRIADFIGRKRAFLIGMLGFGAASLYGGLAQQGWELVLARGLQGVFAALLAPAALALLTVTFPTGRERNTAFAVFGTVAGTGAAIGMLLGGVLTEFADWRWCLLVNLVFVVIGVAGGAIVLTESAAEGSKRLDIAGALSVTLGLGSLVYGFSLAEGGWAQPLTIGFLVLGGVLLGLFVWVESRVAHPLLPLRVVADRVRGGAFLIQGVAGAIMIGATVYLTFHLQFVLGMGALQAGLASLPLPIATMVLAPIATKLLPVIGPRPMLVVGPLIGAVGLFTLSGITPDGAYVVQIAPALVLLGIGMGFVFIPLQNLALSGVAPHDAGVASAVANSAMQIGGSIGLSVFTAVYAAAVGGHAQTEVGPERLTDAYGWTFIAASIFMVAASVIAATMVRGSKSALLPSLGEAVPSAH from the coding sequence ATGTCGTCATCCCTGCGCGCCCGCCCTCAGACCCGATGGTGGGCGCTCGTCGTCCTCTCGTTGACCCAACTGGTCGTCGTCCTCGATGGCACCATCGTCAACATCGCCCTGCCCCGTGCTCAGGCCGCTCTCGATCTCAGCGACGTGCAGCGCCAGTGGGTCGTGACGGCCTATGCCCTCGCCTTCGGAGCGCTCCTGCTCCTGGGCGGCCGGATCGCCGATTTCATCGGACGCAAGCGGGCGTTCCTGATCGGCATGCTCGGCTTCGGAGCCGCCTCCCTCTACGGCGGTCTCGCCCAGCAGGGCTGGGAGCTGGTCCTCGCGCGAGGCCTGCAGGGCGTGTTCGCCGCCCTCCTCGCGCCGGCGGCCCTGGCGTTGTTGACCGTGACGTTCCCGACTGGACGGGAGCGCAACACCGCCTTCGCCGTGTTCGGCACGGTCGCCGGCACCGGCGCGGCCATCGGCATGCTGCTCGGCGGCGTCCTGACCGAATTCGCCGACTGGCGTTGGTGCCTGCTGGTCAACCTCGTCTTCGTCGTGATCGGCGTGGCCGGTGGGGCGATCGTGCTGACCGAGAGCGCGGCTGAGGGCAGCAAGCGCCTCGATATCGCGGGTGCCCTGAGCGTCACCCTCGGACTCGGGTCCCTCGTCTACGGGTTCAGCCTCGCCGAGGGCGGGTGGGCGCAGCCCCTGACGATCGGCTTCCTCGTGCTCGGCGGCGTGCTCCTCGGACTCTTCGTCTGGGTCGAGAGTCGGGTCGCGCACCCGCTGCTCCCGTTGCGTGTGGTCGCCGACCGCGTGCGCGGCGGCGCGTTCCTCATCCAGGGTGTCGCCGGCGCGATCATGATCGGCGCGACCGTGTACCTGACGTTCCACCTGCAGTTCGTTCTCGGCATGGGAGCGCTCCAGGCCGGGCTCGCGAGCCTCCCGCTCCCGATCGCGACCATGGTGCTCGCGCCGATCGCGACCAAGCTGCTGCCCGTGATCGGCCCGCGCCCGATGCTCGTGGTCGGCCCGCTGATCGGTGCGGTCGGCCTGTTCACGCTCTCGGGAATCACACCGGACGGTGCGTACGTCGTTCAGATCGCCCCGGCGCTGGTGCTGCTGGGGATCGGGATGGGCTTCGTGTTCATCCCTCTGCAGAACCTGGCGCTCTCGGGCGTCGCGCCGCACGACGCCGGGGTGGCGTCGGCGGTCGCGAACTCGGCGATGCAGATCGGCGGATCGATCGGGTTGTCGGTGTTCACGGCGGTCTACGCGGCCGCGGTCGGTGGACACGCGCAGACAGAGGTTGGTCCGGAGCGACTCACGGATGCCTACGGCTGGACGTTCATCGCCGCATCGATCTTCATGGTCGCCGCCTCGGTGATCGCGGCGACCATGGTTCGCGGATCGAAGAGCGCGCTGCTGCCGTCGCTCGGAGAGGCCGTCCCCTCCGCGCACTGA